Below is a window of Streptomyces spongiicola DNA.
CCTGCCACGGGGGGACACGACGCCCGCCCCGACGCCGCGGCTCCTCCGCCATCACCCCGGATACCGTCGATGACCTGTGGCATCGGCGAAGAAAGCAGACGAACATGTCGCATGTGCTCGACGCCGTCAACGCCGCCTCGCTGCGGACCGACCTCCCCGCCTTCCGCCCCGGTGACACCGTGAACGTCCACGTCCGTGTCATCGAGGGCAACCGCTCCCGTATCCAGCAGTTCAAGGGCGTCGTCATCCGCCGCCAGGGTTCGGGCGTCAGCGAGACCTTCACGGTCCGCAAGGTCTCCTTCTCCGTCGGCGTCGAGCGCACCTTCCCGGTGCACAGCCCGATCTTCGAGAAGATCGAGCTGGTCACCCGCGGCGACGTCCGCCGGGCCAAGCTGTACTACCTTCGCGAGCTGCGCGGCAAGGCCGCGAAGATCAAGGAGAAGCGCGACAACTGAGCCGCGGCTCACACCCGTGCCCTGCTGAGGCCTCATACGGTTCTTACGGCGGCCGGATAGCATCTGGCCCCGATGGACACCGAAGCACTGCACACGGAGCGCGACCGCTCCTCCGCCCCCGGGACCGACGGGTCCGGCGCCGGAGAGGGGTCGCGCTCCGTGTGCTTCCGGCGGCGGCCCGGCTGGCGGCGGGCCGCCGCCCTCGTCGGCGCCTGCGCCGTGTTCCTGCTGCTGCTCAGCCAGTTCGTGATGCAGCCGTTCCTGATCCCCAGCACCTCCATGCAGCCCGCCCTCGAGGTCGGCGACCGGGTGCTGGTGAACAAGCTGGCATACCGCTTCGGCTCCGAGCCGAGGCGCGGTGACGTGGTCGTGTTCGACGGCGCCGGCTCCTTCGTGCCGGAGGACGCGGCGGGGAACCCCGTCAGTGCCGCCGCCCGGGAGGGCCTCTCCGCGCTGGGGCTCACGGAACCGTCCGACACCGATTTCGTCAAACGTGTGGTCGGCGTGGGCGGCGACCGCGTGGTCTGCTGCGACAAGGGGGGAAGGCTCGAGGTGAACGGCGTACCGGTCGACGAGAGCTACCTGTACGCCGGCGAGACCGCGTCGCACGTCCCCTTCGACATCGTGGTACGGCAGGGGACCCTGTGGGTCATGGGCGACCACCGCAGCAGGTCGCGGGACTCCCGCGACCACCTGGGCGAGCCCGGCGGGGGCACGGTGCCCCTCGACAGGGTGATCGGACGCGCGGACTGGATCGGCTGGCCGGCCGACCGCTGGTCCCCGCTGCCGCCGACCGGCGCCTTCGACCGCGTGACCGCGCCGGACGGCGCCCATGGGTAGCCGCGGACGCCGCGCGAGCCACCGGGCCGACACCAGGTTGCCCACCGGCACCCGGCCCACCGACGGCGGCCGGACGCTCCCCGGACGCGCCGAGCGGCGCAGGCTCGCCAGGAAGGTCAGGAGACGGCGCCAGCGCTCGGCGGTCAAGGAGATCCCGATCCTGATCACGGTGGCGCTGATGATCGCCCTGGTGCTGAAGACGTTCCTGGTGCAGGCGTTCGTCATCCCCTCGGGCTCGATGGAGCAGACGATCCGCATCGACGACCGGGTACTGGTCGACAAGCTGACGCCCTGGTTCGGCTCCAGGCCCGAGCGCGGCGACGTCGTCGTCTTCAAGGACCCCGGCGGCTGGCTCCTGGACGAGCAGACGCCGCGGCCGGACGACCCGATCGTCGTCAAGCAGGTCAAGGACGTACTGGCCTTCATCGGCCTGCTGCCGAGCGACGACGAGCAGGACCTGATCAAGCGGGTCGTCGCGGTGGGCGGCGACTCGGTGAGGTGCTGCGACCAGGAGGGCAGGGTCACGGTCAACGACGTCCCGTTGGACGAGCCGTATCTGCGCCCCGGCAACGCCCCCTCGAAGCTGCCGTTCGACGTGCAGGTCCCCGAGGGCCGGCTCTTCGTGATGGGCGACCACCGGTCGAACTCGGCCGACTCCCGGTTCCACCTCGACGAGGAGTACAGCGGCACCGTCTCCGAGGAGGAGGTCGTCGGACGCGCCGTGGTCATCGCCTGGCCGCTCGACCACTGGAGCGGACTGGAGGAGAGGGGAACGTACACCTCGGTCCCCGATGCGCGCGCCGGGGCGGCCGCCGCTGGTGGGCCGTCGCATAGTGTGTCCTCCCGGGATCACAAAGGAGTGGTCCTGCTCCCGAGCCCTGCGGAACTCCCGCTCGTTATGGGAGTGGTGGGCCTGCGCCGTCTCGGGCGCGGGCGGTCGCACGGAGTGAGGAGTGGATGTGGGGGATTTGGCGGTGGGCGCACGTTCCGGACACGAGGAGCCCGAGGAGCGGCCCGAGCGGGACGCGAGGCCTTCCCCCGGTTCCGGCAGCTCCGGCGGCCTTCCCCCACAGGGCGACGGCGGTTCGGGAGACGGTGAGGCGGCGGACGGCGGCGGCTCGTCCGGTACCGGCGCGGCCGGGCAGCGGTCCTTCTGGAAGGAACTGCCGCTGCTGGTCGGCATCGCGCTGGTGCTGGCGCTGCTGATCAAGACCTTCCTGGTGCAGGCGTTCTCGATCCCGTCCGACTCGATGATGAACACGCTGCAGCGCGGCGACCGGGTGCTCGTCGACAAGCTGACGCCCTGGTTCGGCTCCGAGCCCGAACGCGGCGAGGTCGTGGTCTTCCACGACCCGGGCGGTTGGCTGGACGACACCCACACCCCCGAGCCCAACCTGGTGCAGCGGTTCTTGAGCTTCATCGGCCTGATGCCGTCGTCGGAGCAGAAGGACCTGATCAAACGCGTGATCGCGGTCGGCGGTGACACCGTCTCCTGCAAGAAGGGGGGCAAGGTCATGATCAACGGCAAGGCCCTGGACGAGACGTCGTACATCCGCCCGGGAAGCACGCCCTGCGACGACAAGCCGTTCGGTCCGATCCGGGTGCCCGAGGGCCGGATCTGGGTGATGGGCGACAACCGGGACAACTCCCTGGACTCCCGCTACCACCAGGAACTGCCCTACAACGGCACGGTCAGCAACGAGGACGTCGTGGGGCGGGCCGTGGTGGTGGCCTGGCCGTTCGACCGCTGGTCCACGCTGCCCGTTCCGGACACCTTCGACCAGCCGGGGCTGAACTCGGCGGCGCCGGTCGGGGGGACCGCGGTGCCCGGCGCACTGGCCGCGGCGGGCGTGCTGCCGACCGTGCTCGTCCGCCGCAGGAGGCTGACCGGCGGGCGAACCGGCCGGTAGGGTGCCGCTCGGATCAGCGATCGCCGGTCCCGGGAGGAGGGGAGCGCTGCGATGAGCGGAACAGGACGTACGGACCGCGGCCGCCGCCTCGGCGGTGTGCTGTCGGGGCTCGCCGTCGCCGTCGGCTGTGTGCTCTTCCTCGGCGGCTTCGTCTGGGGGGCGCTGCTCTACCAGCCGTACACGGTGCCGACGGACTCGATGTCCCCGACCGTGGCGCCTGGGGACCGGGTGCTCGCGCAGCGGATCGACGGCTCCGAGGTCCGGCGCGGGGACGTCGTCGTCTTCACCGACCGCGTGTGGGGCGACGCCCCGATGGTGAAGCGCGTGGTCGGGACCGGCGGGGACGAGATCGCCTGCTGCGGCACCGACGGCCGGCTGACCGTCAACGGCAGGGCCGTCGAGGAACCGTACCTGCGCGGCGACGGGCCCGCTTCACCGATCGGCTTCACCGTCTCGGTGCCCGAGGGGAAGCTCTTCCTCCTCGGCGACGAGCGCAGGAACTCCGTGGACTCCCGGTCCCACCTTCAGGAGGCCGGCCGGGGCACGGTGCCGGCGGGATCCGTCAGCGCCCGGCTGGACGCCGTCGCCTGGCCTCCCGGCGGATTCCTGGAACGGCCGCGGAGCTTCGCCGCACTGCCGGGAGGAGTCTCCGAGCCGGGGCCCATCCGGCCGGTTCTGGTGTCGGTGCTGCTCGGTGCCGTGCTGATCCTCGGCGGCGCAGCCTGGGGACCGCTCGCCGGGCTCGCCGCACGGCGGCGGGCCACCGGGCGGAGCGGGGCGGCCGCCGATGCCTGAGGAACCCGGGGGCCCCGGGGCACCCGGGACGGCCGCGGACGGACCCGCGCTGCGCCGGGTCTCCCGGGTGATCCTGCTCGATCCCGACGACCGCGTGCTGCTGCTGCACGGCTTCGAGCCGGACGACCCGGACCGCGACTGGTGGTTCACACCCGGTGGCGGGGTCGAGGGCACGGAGTCCCGGGAACGGGCAGCGCTGCGCGAACTGGCCGAGGAGACGGGGATCACCGCAGCCGAACTGGGGCCGGTGGTCTGGCAGCGGCAGTGCTCCTTCCCGTTCGACGGCCGCCGCTGGAACCAGGACGAGTGGTACTACCTGGCGCGTACCCGGCAGACGGCGACCAGCATGACGGGGCTGACCCGGCTGGAGCGGCGCAGTGTCGCCGGGCTGAGGTGGTGGACCTGCTCCGAACTGTCCGCGGCCCGTGAGACGGTGTACCCGACCAGGCTCGCCGAGCTGCTGCGTACGCTGCTCGACGAGGGGCCTCCGAGTGCGCCTGTGGTCCTGGCCCGGGAAGTCGCCTGAGGACGCGGGGGCCGGCGCACAATAGGGGGGGACGCACGGCTGAAGGGGAACATGCCATGAGCGCCGAGGACCTCGAGAAGTACGAGACCGAGATGGAGCTGAAGCTCTACCGGGAGTACCGCGACGTCGTCGGCCTGTTCAAGTACGTGATCGAGACCGAGCGTCGCTTCTACCTCACCAATGACTACGAGATGCAGGTGCACTCGGTGCAGGGTGAGGTCTTCTTCGAGGTCTCCATGGCAGACGCCTGGGTGTGGGACATGTACCGGCCCGCCAGGTTCGTGAAGCAGGTCCGGGTGCTCACGTTCAAGGACGTGAACATCGAGGAGCTGAACAAGAGCGATCTGGAGCTTCCCCAGGGCTGACCATCCGAACGGGTGGCGCGGTTTTCCACAGCGAGGCGGTTGTCCACCAAGATCCACCCGCTGGGGCCGCTCGCGTCAGAGTCGGTGCCGGAGGTGGTGCCGAGATGAACGCGACGGGGGCACTGGGGCGGTACGGCGAGGAGCTGGCGGCCCGGCGGCTGGCAGCGAGCGGGATGTCCGTGCTCGCCAGGAACTGGCGATGCGGACGGGCCGGCGAGATCGACATCGTCGCCCGGGACGGCGACACGGTGGTCGTGTGCGAGGTCAAGACGCGCAGGGGCGGTCCGGCGGGGCGGGCGCCCTTCGAGCATCCGATGGCCGCGATCACCACGGCCAAGGCGGACCGCCTCAGACACCTGGCCGCATGCTGGCTGGAATCCCATGAGGGGCCACCGCCCCGGGGCGGGGTGCGGATCGATCTCGTGGCGGTGCTGCTTCCCCGGCGGGGCGCTCCCCGGGTCGAGCACGTGACGGGGGTGGCCTGATGGGATTCGCCCGCACCTGCTCCGTGGCCCTGGTGGGCGTCGAGGGCGTGGTCGTGGAGGTCCAGGCGGACCTCGAACCAGGGGTCGCGGCCTTCGCCCTGGTCGGGCTTCCGGACAAGAGCCTCGTGGAGAGCCGCGACCGGGTCCGGGCGGCCGTCGTCAACTCCGGCGCCGAGTGGCCGCAGAAGAAGCTCACGGTCGGGCTCAGCCCGGCGTCCGTGCCCAAGGGCGGCAGCGGGTTCGACCTGGCTGTCGCGTGCGCGGTCCTGGCCGCCGCGGAGCGCATCGATCCCGGCGCGATCGCGGATCTCGTGCTCCTCGGCGAGCTGGGTCTGGACGGCCGAGTGCGGCCGGTGCGGGGAGTCCTGCCCGCGGTCCTCGCCGCGGCCGAGGCGGGATACCAGCAGGTCGTCGTGCCCGAGCGGACCGCCGGCGAGGCCTCGCTCGTACCCGGCGTCTCGGTCCTCGGCGTGCGCAGCCTCCGCCAGCTGATCGCGGTACTGAACGACGAGCCGGTGCCGCGGGAGGAGCCCGAAGGCGACGGCCGGCCCGGCGCCATGCTCGCGGGGCTGGTGGTGCCGGGCGCCGGGCTGGGCACGGGACTCGCCACCGACCCGGGACGGGCCGGGGGCCCCCTTCCCGACCTGGCGGACGTCGCCGGTCAGCACGGGGCGCGGACCGCGCTCGAGGTCGCCGCGGCAGGGAGGCACCACCTGCTGCTCCAGGGCCCTCCGGGCGCGGGCAAGACGATGCTCGCCGAGCGGCTTCCGTCCGTGCTCCCGCCACTCACCCGCAAGGAGTCCCTGGAGGTCACCACCGTCCACTCGGTCGCGGGCACCCTGCCGCCCGGCGAACCCCTGGTGCGCACGCCGCCCTACTGCGCCCCGCACCATTCGGCGACGATGCAGTCCCTCGTGGGCGGCGGACAGGGCATGCCGAGGCCCGGAGCGGTCTCGCTGGCCCACCGGGGCGTCCTCTTCCTGGACGAGGCCCCGGAGTTCTCCGGCAAGGTGCTCGACGCCCTCCGCCAGCCGATCGAGTCGGGTCACGTGGTCGTCGCGCGCAGCGCGGGCGTGGTCAGGCTTCCCGCTCGGTTCCTCCTGGTGCTGGCGGCCAACCCCTGCCCCTGCGGGCGCCACACCCTGCACGGCATGGGATGCGACTGCCCCGCCTCGCTGATCCGGCGGTACCAGGCGCGGCTCTCCGGCCCGCTGCTCGACCGGGTCGACCTGCGGGTCGAGGTGGAGCCCGTCAGCCGGGCCGAGCTGCTGGGCCGGGGCGTCCGCGGGGAGCCGTCCGCCGCCGTCGCCGCGCGGGTCGGGGAGGCGCGCGACCGGGCGGCCGCACGGCTGTCCGGCACCCCTTGGCACGCCAACAGCGAGGTGCCCGGCCACGAGCTGCGCACCCGCTGGCACACCGCGCCCGGCGCACTGGCAGCGGCGGAGCGGGACATGGAGCGGGGACTGCTCACGGCCCGGGGCATGGACCGCGTGCTCCGGGTCGCCTGGACGGTCGCCGACCTAGCGGGCCGCGACCGGCCCCACGCGCGCGATGTCGACCTGGCGCTGCAACTGCGCACGGGTATCGCCCGCGGTGTCCCGGCGGGTTTCGGAACCGAGCGATGAGCGCCGGGCGGGCCGCCGGGCCCCCGGTCCCGGCGAAGGGAGTCCGGCCATGACCGCCGCCGGCGCGGGTGAGGAGGAGCGGAGGGCGCGTGCGGCGTTGACGAGGGTCGTCGAACCGGGTGATGAACGGGCGGGCGGATGGCTGCGCCGATACGGCCCGGTGGAACTGCTGACCCGCCTCACCGTGCCCGCCCGGACCGAGGACGCCCTCCCGGGTGCCGGGCAGATGAGGATGCAGGGCTACCGGACCCGGGCAGGGGCGGCCCGCCCGGAGCGCGATCTGGAGCGGGTGGCCGAACTGGGTGGCCGCTTCGTCTGCCCGGGGGATCCGGAGTGGCCCGGCCAGCTGGACGACCTCGGAGACGCAAGGCCGGTCGGGCTCTGGGTGCGTGGACGCGCCGACCTGCGGATATGGGCTCTGCGCTCGGTCGCGGTGGTGGGCGCCCGAGCCTGCACCCCATACGGCGCGCATGTGTCCGGCAGACTCGCCTCGGGCCTCGCCGAGCGCGGCTGGGTCGTCGTCTCCGGCGCGGCGTACGGGATCGACGCCGCAGCCCACAGGGGCGCCCT
It encodes the following:
- the lepB gene encoding signal peptidase I, which produces MAVGARSGHEEPEERPERDARPSPGSGSSGGLPPQGDGGSGDGEAADGGGSSGTGAAGQRSFWKELPLLVGIALVLALLIKTFLVQAFSIPSDSMMNTLQRGDRVLVDKLTPWFGSEPERGEVVVFHDPGGWLDDTHTPEPNLVQRFLSFIGLMPSSEQKDLIKRVIAVGGDTVSCKKGGKVMINGKALDETSYIRPGSTPCDDKPFGPIRVPEGRIWVMGDNRDNSLDSRYHQELPYNGTVSNEDVVGRAVVVAWPFDRWSTLPVPDTFDQPGLNSAAPVGGTAVPGALAAAGVLPTVLVRRRRLTGGRTGR
- the lepB gene encoding signal peptidase I, encoding MDTEALHTERDRSSAPGTDGSGAGEGSRSVCFRRRPGWRRAAALVGACAVFLLLLSQFVMQPFLIPSTSMQPALEVGDRVLVNKLAYRFGSEPRRGDVVVFDGAGSFVPEDAAGNPVSAAAREGLSALGLTEPSDTDFVKRVVGVGGDRVVCCDKGGRLEVNGVPVDESYLYAGETASHVPFDIVVRQGTLWVMGDHRSRSRDSRDHLGEPGGGTVPLDRVIGRADWIGWPADRWSPLPPTGAFDRVTAPDGAHG
- a CDS encoding YraN family protein, which translates into the protein MNATGALGRYGEELAARRLAASGMSVLARNWRCGRAGEIDIVARDGDTVVVCEVKTRRGGPAGRAPFEHPMAAITTAKADRLRHLAACWLESHEGPPPRGGVRIDLVAVLLPRRGAPRVEHVTGVA
- a CDS encoding DUF2469 domain-containing protein — encoded protein: MSAEDLEKYETEMELKLYREYRDVVGLFKYVIETERRFYLTNDYEMQVHSVQGEVFFEVSMADAWVWDMYRPARFVKQVRVLTFKDVNIEELNKSDLELPQG
- the rplS gene encoding 50S ribosomal protein L19 — encoded protein: MSHVLDAVNAASLRTDLPAFRPGDTVNVHVRVIEGNRSRIQQFKGVVIRRQGSGVSETFTVRKVSFSVGVERTFPVHSPIFEKIELVTRGDVRRAKLYYLRELRGKAAKIKEKRDN
- a CDS encoding NUDIX hydrolase — protein: MPEEPGGPGAPGTAADGPALRRVSRVILLDPDDRVLLLHGFEPDDPDRDWWFTPGGGVEGTESRERAALRELAEETGITAAELGPVVWQRQCSFPFDGRRWNQDEWYYLARTRQTATSMTGLTRLERRSVAGLRWWTCSELSAARETVYPTRLAELLRTLLDEGPPSAPVVLAREVA
- the lepB gene encoding signal peptidase I; this encodes MSGTGRTDRGRRLGGVLSGLAVAVGCVLFLGGFVWGALLYQPYTVPTDSMSPTVAPGDRVLAQRIDGSEVRRGDVVVFTDRVWGDAPMVKRVVGTGGDEIACCGTDGRLTVNGRAVEEPYLRGDGPASPIGFTVSVPEGKLFLLGDERRNSVDSRSHLQEAGRGTVPAGSVSARLDAVAWPPGGFLERPRSFAALPGGVSEPGPIRPVLVSVLLGAVLILGGAAWGPLAGLAARRRATGRSGAAADA
- a CDS encoding YifB family Mg chelatase-like AAA ATPase, with product MGFARTCSVALVGVEGVVVEVQADLEPGVAAFALVGLPDKSLVESRDRVRAAVVNSGAEWPQKKLTVGLSPASVPKGGSGFDLAVACAVLAAAERIDPGAIADLVLLGELGLDGRVRPVRGVLPAVLAAAEAGYQQVVVPERTAGEASLVPGVSVLGVRSLRQLIAVLNDEPVPREEPEGDGRPGAMLAGLVVPGAGLGTGLATDPGRAGGPLPDLADVAGQHGARTALEVAAAGRHHLLLQGPPGAGKTMLAERLPSVLPPLTRKESLEVTTVHSVAGTLPPGEPLVRTPPYCAPHHSATMQSLVGGGQGMPRPGAVSLAHRGVLFLDEAPEFSGKVLDALRQPIESGHVVVARSAGVVRLPARFLLVLAANPCPCGRHTLHGMGCDCPASLIRRYQARLSGPLLDRVDLRVEVEPVSRAELLGRGVRGEPSAAVAARVGEARDRAAARLSGTPWHANSEVPGHELRTRWHTAPGALAAAERDMERGLLTARGMDRVLRVAWTVADLAGRDRPHARDVDLALQLRTGIARGVPAGFGTER